In Sphingobacterium sp. PCS056, the following proteins share a genomic window:
- a CDS encoding transglycosylase domain-containing protein, whose translation MGLFGKLPSFSDLENPKSNLASEVITEDNKVLGTYYIQNRSNVKYSELSPYLVQALISTEDKRFYDHSGIDYTRTFTVIFHTLTGNKQGGSTITQQLALNLFSDGRAKSAPKRIIQKFQEWITAVRLERNYTKEEIITMYFNTVDFGAYNTFGIKSAARTYFNTTPDKLTADQAALLVGMLKGPGVYSPVRYPKNALSRRNTVLDNMNKANFISLEEEAAAQAKPLGLQLKIANYGEGLAPYFRAVLKEEIKKEFSRLSITKSDGTPYDLDRDGLKIYTTINMTMQQYAEDAQKEWMKSLQVKFNAQWKSRDAFKGANAKLLTTGMRRSERYRILKENGLSEDEIKKAFKVKVPMSIFTWKGSVDTVMTPLDSIRYNKLMLRNAMMSMEPKTGHIKAWVGGINFEHYKYDQVKMGTRQVGSTAKPFTYAVAIDNGYSPCYSIPNYQQTYGNWTPRGTAEGGNPITLANALALSQNYATAYLVNQVTPEAVAALTKRMGITSDVPNYPSISLGAYEASVFDMVGAYSAFVNHGTWIEPNAILRIEDKNGTPIYEKAPKVVKALNSESAYIIVDMLKSVVSKGTARRIQWKYHLTNPIGGKTGTTNDNSDAWFIGITPELVSGVWTGAEDRGISFANMQDGQGAAAAMPVFALYMQKIYADKNLNYTKGDFELPEGGLTRVVDCSKYWSGGGSAGSDSTGSESSLNDDRLGF comes from the coding sequence ATGGGGTTATTTGGCAAATTGCCATCTTTTAGCGATTTAGAAAATCCTAAAAGTAATTTAGCTTCTGAAGTTATTACCGAAGATAATAAGGTTTTAGGTACTTATTATATTCAGAATAGATCTAATGTAAAATATAGTGAATTATCTCCTTATTTGGTGCAAGCACTGATTTCAACAGAAGATAAACGTTTCTATGATCACTCAGGGATTGATTATACGCGCACATTTACAGTTATTTTCCACACACTGACAGGGAATAAACAAGGTGGTAGTACCATTACCCAACAATTGGCACTCAATTTATTTTCGGATGGCCGAGCTAAAAGTGCTCCCAAACGTATCATTCAAAAATTTCAAGAATGGATTACTGCTGTTCGATTAGAACGTAATTATACAAAAGAAGAGATTATAACAATGTATTTTAATACGGTAGATTTTGGAGCCTATAATACTTTTGGTATTAAGTCTGCTGCACGTACCTATTTTAATACGACTCCAGATAAACTTACCGCTGATCAAGCAGCATTATTAGTCGGGATGCTTAAAGGTCCCGGTGTTTATTCTCCAGTAAGATATCCTAAAAATGCATTATCACGTAGAAATACAGTTTTAGATAATATGAATAAGGCTAACTTTATTTCTTTGGAGGAAGAAGCTGCCGCTCAGGCAAAACCGCTTGGATTACAGTTGAAAATTGCAAACTATGGTGAAGGTCTAGCACCATATTTTCGTGCAGTATTGAAAGAAGAGATCAAAAAGGAGTTTTCAAGACTTTCGATCACCAAATCTGACGGTACTCCTTATGACTTGGATCGTGATGGATTGAAGATTTATACAACGATCAATATGACGATGCAACAATATGCGGAGGATGCTCAAAAAGAATGGATGAAATCATTGCAAGTAAAATTCAATGCGCAATGGAAAAGTAGAGATGCATTTAAAGGAGCTAATGCCAAATTATTGACTACAGGTATGCGACGTTCTGAACGTTATCGTATCCTTAAAGAGAATGGACTTTCTGAAGATGAAATTAAAAAAGCATTTAAGGTAAAAGTACCGATGTCAATTTTTACTTGGAAGGGCTCTGTTGATACAGTTATGACTCCATTAGACTCTATTCGATATAATAAATTGATGTTGCGTAATGCGATGATGTCTATGGAACCGAAAACGGGACATATTAAAGCATGGGTTGGTGGCATTAATTTCGAACACTATAAATATGATCAAGTAAAAATGGGTACTCGTCAAGTAGGATCGACAGCAAAACCTTTTACTTATGCCGTTGCAATTGATAATGGCTATTCTCCATGTTACAGTATTCCCAATTATCAGCAAACTTATGGTAATTGGACACCTCGCGGGACAGCTGAAGGTGGAAACCCAATCACATTAGCAAATGCGCTAGCTTTATCTCAAAACTATGCGACAGCATATCTTGTAAATCAGGTAACGCCAGAGGCAGTTGCAGCTTTGACCAAGCGCATGGGTATCACAAGTGATGTTCCTAATTATCCTTCCATTTCACTTGGAGCTTATGAAGCTTCTGTATTTGATATGGTAGGCGCTTATTCTGCTTTTGTCAATCACGGTACTTGGATAGAGCCAAATGCAATTTTAAGAATTGAGGATAAAAATGGAACACCTATTTATGAAAAAGCTCCTAAAGTGGTCAAAGCATTGAATAGTGAATCTGCCTACATTATCGTGGATATGTTAAAATCTGTTGTTTCCAAAGGTACAGCAAGAAGAATTCAATGGAAATATCATTTAACGAATCCGATTGGAGGTAAGACAGGTACTACAAATGATAACTCAGATGCTTGGTTTATCGGAATAACACCTGAATTGGTTTCGGGTGTATGGACTGGTGCTGAAGATCGAGGTATCAGCTTTGCGAATATGCAAGATGGACAAGGTGCGGCAGCTGCGATGCCGGTATTTGCACTATATATGCAGAAGATATACGCTGATAAGAACCTAAATTATACGAAAGGTGATTTTGAACTTCCTGAAGGAGGATTGACCCGAGTGGTAGATTGTTCCAAATACTGGAGTGGGGGCGGAAGTGCCGGTAGTGATAGTACGGGTTCTGAATCAAGCTTAAATGATGATCGTTTAGGTTTTTAA
- the uvrC gene encoding excinuclease ABC subunit UvrC, whose amino-acid sequence MNVFDYKEELKRIPHKPGVYQYFDKQDILIYIGKAKDLRNRVGSYFVNETQHNGKTRVLVRQINRIAFTIVDTEIDAWLLENSLIKKHKPKYNVLLKDDKTYPWIVIKNERFPRVFWTRKHIKDGSRYYGPYASIGMMHIVLDVIRDLFPLRTCNLALTQENIARGKFKICLEYQIGNCKGPCEGYQSEEDYDQNLSDIKDILNGKISVVTNRIKEQMQTAVSEMNFEKAHAYKMKLDKLDFYQSKSTVVNSSITNVDVFSIASDESYAFVNYLKVMNGVIIQTQTVEMKRRLDETEQELLALAIPEIRDRFKSLSREIIVPFELDIQENDQIKFTVPKLGEKRKLLDLSLKNVAFFKKERLLHYEKLNPDVRVDRILTQMKKDLRLNVLPQHIECFDNSNIQGSYPVSAIVVFKDAKPSKKDYRHFNVKTVVGPNDFATMEEAVYRRYKRVLDEGTGLPQLIIIDGGKGQLSAALKSLKLLGIEKQVTVIGIAKRLEELYYPGDQYPLYLDKKSETLKIIQHLRDEAHRFGITFHRNQRSRKTFVSELEDIPGIGKTTVEKLLTTFKSVKKIKEAPEEELKKILNLKQLHALLTYFNRIDQN is encoded by the coding sequence ATGAACGTGTTTGATTATAAAGAAGAGCTCAAAAGAATTCCACATAAACCGGGTGTTTATCAGTATTTTGATAAGCAGGATATACTGATTTATATCGGTAAGGCCAAAGATCTCAGAAATCGGGTAGGTTCTTATTTTGTAAATGAAACGCAACACAACGGTAAGACAAGGGTATTAGTGCGTCAGATCAACCGTATTGCTTTTACAATTGTAGATACAGAGATTGATGCTTGGTTGTTGGAGAATTCATTGATTAAGAAGCATAAGCCTAAGTATAATGTATTATTAAAAGATGATAAGACCTATCCGTGGATCGTTATTAAAAATGAACGTTTTCCTCGAGTTTTTTGGACACGCAAGCATATTAAAGATGGTTCCCGCTATTATGGCCCTTATGCGTCTATAGGGATGATGCACATCGTGCTGGATGTCATCCGGGATTTATTCCCGTTACGTACTTGTAATCTGGCATTGACTCAAGAGAATATTGCTCGAGGTAAGTTTAAGATCTGTCTCGAATATCAGATCGGAAATTGTAAAGGACCGTGTGAAGGTTATCAGTCTGAAGAGGATTATGACCAAAATCTGAGCGATATAAAAGATATTTTGAATGGTAAAATTTCGGTTGTCACCAATCGGATTAAAGAGCAAATGCAAACAGCTGTTTCAGAAATGAATTTTGAAAAAGCACATGCTTACAAGATGAAATTAGACAAATTGGATTTTTATCAAAGTAAATCCACCGTTGTCAATTCATCCATCACGAATGTAGATGTCTTCAGCATTGCATCGGACGAGAGCTATGCTTTTGTCAATTACTTAAAAGTAATGAATGGTGTTATTATCCAGACACAGACCGTTGAGATGAAGCGACGCCTGGATGAGACCGAACAAGAACTTCTAGCTTTGGCTATTCCTGAAATTCGAGATCGATTCAAAAGTTTATCACGAGAGATCATCGTTCCTTTTGAATTGGACATTCAAGAAAATGATCAAATCAAATTTACAGTTCCAAAATTAGGCGAGAAGAGAAAATTATTGGATCTATCGCTGAAGAATGTGGCTTTTTTTAAGAAAGAACGCTTGTTGCATTATGAGAAACTAAATCCTGATGTAAGAGTTGATCGTATCTTGACGCAGATGAAGAAAGATCTGCGGTTGAATGTGTTGCCCCAACATATCGAATGTTTTGATAATTCCAATATACAGGGAAGTTATCCTGTATCGGCCATAGTGGTATTTAAAGATGCAAAACCATCAAAAAAAGATTATCGACACTTCAATGTGAAGACAGTGGTTGGGCCTAATGATTTCGCTACGATGGAAGAGGCGGTATATAGGCGATATAAGCGTGTTTTAGATGAAGGGACCGGATTGCCTCAGTTGATTATTATTGATGGCGGTAAGGGGCAGTTAAGCGCTGCGTTGAAAAGCTTAAAGTTATTGGGGATAGAAAAACAGGTGACGGTGATCGGTATTGCCAAAAGATTAGAGGAGTTGTATTATCCAGGTGATCAATATCCCCTATATTTGGATAAAAAATCGGAAACACTAAAAATTATACAACACCTTCGTGATGAAGCCCATCGATTCGGAATTACTTTCCATAGGAACCAACGTAGTCGAAAGACTTTTGTTTCTGAATTGGAGGATATCCCTGGAATAGGAAAAACCACAGTGGAGAAACTGTTGACGACCTTTAAGTCTGTCAAGAAGATTAAAGAGGCGCCTGAAGAAGAGCTAAAAAAAATATTAAACCTCAAACAGTTGCATGCTCTTTTAACTTATTTTAATCGCATTGATCAGAACTAA
- the era gene encoding GTPase Era has product MSHKAGFVSIIGKPNAGKSTLMNALVGEKMSIITPKAQTTRHRIIGIVNDEEHQIVFSDTPGIIKPNYSLQESMMNFVQGSLIDADIILFVTDINEKYDENDVIEKLKKTSSPVAVLINKIDKSNEAEVMAKVEFWKETINPEVIFAVSALLNHNVTGVMDYIKEKLPVHAPYYEKDELTDKSMRFFVSEMIREKIFKLYDKEIPYSSEVIVTSYKEEPKITRIAAEIIVERDSQKNIIIGTGGSMIKKVGTYARQDIEEFIGKKVFLEVFVKVIPDWRSKKNYLKRFGYDD; this is encoded by the coding sequence ATGTCGCATAAAGCAGGATTCGTAAGCATCATCGGTAAACCTAATGCAGGTAAGTCTACGCTAATGAACGCTTTAGTGGGTGAAAAGATGTCTATCATCACTCCTAAAGCTCAAACAACAAGACACCGCATTATTGGAATAGTGAATGATGAGGAGCACCAAATTGTCTTTTCAGACACACCAGGTATCATCAAACCAAACTATTCGCTACAAGAATCAATGATGAATTTTGTCCAAGGATCGCTAATCGATGCGGACATTATTTTATTTGTTACAGATATCAATGAAAAATATGATGAAAATGATGTTATCGAGAAATTGAAAAAAACAAGTTCTCCGGTAGCCGTTCTGATTAATAAAATTGATAAATCTAACGAAGCAGAAGTGATGGCTAAAGTAGAATTCTGGAAAGAAACCATCAATCCGGAAGTTATTTTTGCTGTATCAGCACTGCTTAACCACAATGTAACTGGTGTCATGGACTATATCAAGGAAAAACTTCCGGTACATGCCCCTTACTATGAAAAGGATGAACTGACAGACAAGTCAATGCGTTTCTTTGTCTCGGAAATGATTCGTGAAAAAATATTCAAACTGTACGACAAGGAAATTCCATACAGTTCTGAGGTCATTGTCACTTCTTATAAAGAAGAACCTAAGATCACACGGATTGCTGCAGAGATCATCGTAGAACGAGATTCGCAAAAAAATATTATCATCGGTACAGGAGGTTCCATGATTAAAAAAGTAGGTACCTATGCTCGTCAAGATATTGAAGAATTTATTGGCAAGAAAGTATTCTTAGAAGTTTTTGTTAAGGTAATCCCAGATTGGAGAAGTAAAAAGAATTACTTAAAAAGATTCGGTTACGACGACTAA